A region of Domibacillus sp. DTU_2020_1001157_1_SI_ALB_TIR_016 DNA encodes the following proteins:
- a CDS encoding MerR family transcriptional regulator: MRIGEVAKLSGLSSRTIDYYTQCGLLAVKRSSANYRLYSKDVLQTLERIKLLKNHRLSIEEIKQALQESKNQEIESILYEVQDKIECLEKKLAALEEKLKDAPQDERKRVRCMLEQKLADVMSLLTML; the protein is encoded by the coding sequence TTGCGTATTGGCGAAGTGGCGAAACTAAGCGGGCTGTCGTCTCGGACGATTGATTATTATACACAGTGCGGATTGCTGGCTGTAAAGCGTTCTTCAGCAAATTACCGCCTGTATTCAAAAGATGTGCTGCAAACATTAGAAAGAATAAAGTTATTGAAAAACCATCGATTGTCCATTGAAGAAATTAAACAGGCGCTTCAAGAGTCAAAGAATCAGGAGATTGAGTCCATTCTATATGAAGTGCAGGATAAAATTGAATGCCTGGAAAAAAAACTAGCGGCATTGGAAGAAAAATTAAAAGACGCGCCGCAGGATGAGAGAAAGCGGGTGCGTTGTATGCTTGAACAAAAACTAGCAGACGTGATGAGCCTGTTAACGATGCTGTGA
- a CDS encoding LysE family translocator translates to MNMTAFLSYIIITSITPGPSNILVMNEARRFGWKGSIPFNIGIISGFIILGIVTSFLTTSLYEWLPMIEPYFKVVGAAYLLYLAWKIGFSKKSKEQETHSQSSFFSGLFFQILNVKSILYFLTAMSTFILPYHDSNASAFFFMCVTIGIGCAALLLWASFGSAFKKIFAKYDKIINIIMCLLLVYSAITIF, encoded by the coding sequence ATGAATATGACAGCATTCCTTTCTTATATTATCATCACATCTATTACCCCGGGACCGAGTAATATTTTGGTTATGAATGAAGCAAGAAGGTTTGGGTGGAAAGGATCCATACCGTTCAATATTGGCATTATTTCAGGTTTTATTATTCTTGGAATCGTAACATCATTTTTAACGACAAGTCTTTATGAGTGGTTACCTATGATAGAGCCTTACTTTAAAGTGGTCGGTGCGGCGTATTTATTGTATCTAGCATGGAAAATTGGTTTTTCTAAAAAAAGCAAAGAGCAGGAGACGCATAGCCAATCTTCTTTTTTTTCAGGTTTGTTTTTTCAAATTCTTAATGTCAAAAGCATCTTGTATTTTTTAACAGCGATGTCCACGTTCATCCTGCCTTATCATGATTCGAACGCATCTGCATTCTTTTTCATGTGTGTCACCATAGGCATAGGCTGTGCGGCGTTGTTATTGTGGGCTTCATTTGGCTCGGCTTTTAAAAAGATATTTGCGAAATACGATAAAATCATAAATATAATCATGTGTTTGTTACTCGTTTATTCAGCTATTACCATTTTTTAA
- a CDS encoding LysR family transcriptional regulator — MEIRQFITFRTIVDVGSYTNAALKLGYTQSTITSHIKALEKEMGGELFTYTKRDLKLTSLGKELIPLADELLDTYNRIAQMKSDHKVSGELKIAAPESLTISRLGPILREYTTKYPDVNIILSNGTCGQNQKDLMSGHVDIAFMVWPQLEAADCIHHQLHKEEIVLVTSPSKNRHFDHYKNKETADYFITNEDGCSYRSMFETHLANHKITKFQTMELWSLEAIKQTVMSGLGFSVLPYVTVKNEIEKGLLTMIEHNEQFEPIYSHLLIKAKKWQSPAVEKFIELTLESI, encoded by the coding sequence ATGGAAATAAGACAATTTATCACTTTTCGAACTATTGTCGATGTTGGAAGCTACACAAATGCTGCTTTAAAATTGGGCTATACCCAGTCAACCATTACTTCTCATATTAAAGCACTAGAAAAAGAAATGGGCGGGGAATTATTCACTTACACCAAGCGCGATTTAAAATTAACCTCCCTGGGAAAAGAACTAATTCCTTTAGCGGATGAATTGTTAGATACGTATAATCGCATCGCCCAGATGAAGAGCGATCACAAAGTAAGTGGAGAATTAAAAATTGCAGCGCCTGAGTCATTAACGATTTCCAGACTAGGACCTATTCTAAGAGAATATACAACGAAATATCCAGACGTTAATATTATATTGAGCAACGGAACCTGCGGACAAAATCAAAAAGACCTGATGAGCGGGCATGTCGATATTGCGTTTATGGTCTGGCCGCAGTTAGAAGCAGCGGATTGTATTCACCATCAACTGCATAAAGAAGAAATTGTGTTAGTGACCAGTCCGAGTAAAAACCGTCACTTTGATCATTATAAAAACAAAGAGACGGCCGATTACTTTATTACAAATGAGGACGGATGCAGTTATCGTTCTATGTTTGAGACTCACCTGGCTAATCATAAAATAACCAAATTTCAAACAATGGAATTATGGAGCCTAGAAGCTATAAAGCAAACTGTCATGAGCGGTTTAGGATTTTCTGTCCTGCCTTACGTCACGGTAAAAAATGAGATTGAAAAAGGGTTATTAACGATGATTGAACACAATGAGCAATTCGAGCCTATTTACTCGCACTTGCTCATTAAAGCAAAAAAGTGGCAATCTCCCGCGGTTGAAAAGTTTATTGAATTAACATTAGAATCTATTTAA
- a CDS encoding alpha/beta hydrolase produces MKVVAPKSFTYRGGNKAVLLLHGFTGSTIDVRKLGKYLQERGFTCHAPLYKGHGQDPEELIQTGPADWWQDVLEGYHFLRKEGYEDIAVAGVSLGGLFSLKVGIELPVIGVVSMCAPVKAKNVDDLFKRVLHYARGYKKLEGKEGEQITEEMKRLAQTPMQSLTSLQQLILQTSKQINLITSPILVLQGSLDDPLYKESAKVIYENAATKEKQMKWYEQSGHIITLGKEKEKVYEDVHTFLNQLDWQ; encoded by the coding sequence ATGAAAGTTGTGGCACCTAAGTCTTTTACCTACCGTGGTGGAAATAAAGCGGTTCTTTTATTGCACGGATTTACAGGAAGTACAATTGATGTAAGAAAGCTGGGAAAGTATTTACAAGAACGCGGTTTTACGTGTCACGCTCCTTTATACAAGGGGCACGGACAAGATCCTGAAGAACTGATCCAAACGGGTCCAGCGGATTGGTGGCAGGATGTACTAGAAGGCTACCATTTTCTCAGAAAAGAAGGCTATGAGGACATTGCTGTGGCGGGTGTTTCGCTTGGCGGTCTCTTCTCTTTAAAAGTGGGAATCGAACTTCCCGTAATAGGGGTTGTGTCTATGTGTGCACCTGTTAAGGCGAAGAATGTAGATGACTTATTTAAGCGGGTTCTCCATTATGCCAGGGGATACAAGAAGCTGGAAGGCAAAGAAGGGGAACAAATTACTGAAGAGATGAAGAGGTTAGCACAAACGCCTATGCAGTCTTTAACAAGCCTGCAGCAGCTGATACTCCAAACGAGCAAACAAATCAACTTGATTACTTCACCGATTCTTGTATTGCAGGGATCGCTGGATGATCCCCTGTACAAAGAGAGTGCTAAAGTGATTTACGAAAACGCAGCAACGAAAGAAAAACAAATGAAATGGTATGAACAATCGGGCCATATTATTACGTTGGGTAAGGAGAAAGAGAAAGTTTACGAAGACGTACATACGTTTTTAAATCAATTGGACTGGCAATGA
- a CDS encoding DUF5412 domain-containing protein codes for MRQKKVIIPLLLLALLGYGVYWAFFDMDRLPKGDFISEADSPNGDYTVKAYVSSGGATTDFAVRAELHFNKENRKPKTVYWNYHEEQAVIKWMDQDTVVINGHWLDVPYDVFDFRKN; via the coding sequence TTGAGACAAAAGAAGGTAATCATCCCTCTGCTCCTCTTGGCCTTATTAGGGTACGGTGTGTACTGGGCATTTTTTGACATGGACCGTTTACCAAAGGGAGATTTCATTTCAGAAGCAGATTCTCCAAATGGAGACTATACCGTTAAAGCTTATGTTTCCAGTGGAGGAGCCACTACTGATTTTGCGGTTCGTGCTGAATTACATTTTAACAAAGAGAATAGAAAGCCGAAGACTGTTTATTGGAATTATCATGAGGAACAAGCCGTGATAAAATGGATGGATCAGGATACAGTCGTCATTAACGGCCATTGGCTGGATGTCCCTTATGATGTGTTTGATTTTCGAAAAAATTGA
- a CDS encoding Glu/Leu/Phe/Val dehydrogenase: MAIIKKTAPIPKEQKKKENVSLFRSTQEIIHQALTELGYSESLYELLKEPMRMMTVRIPVRMDNGEVKVFTGYRAQHNDAVGPTKGGVRFHPHVTEEEVKALSVWMTLKCGITNLPYGGGKGGIICDPQQMSMRELEQLSRGYVRAISQIVGPSKDIPAPDVYTNSQIMAWMLDEYSHIREFDSPGFITGKPLVLGGSHGRETATAQGVMICIEEALKKKGIELKGARVVIQGFGNAGSFLAKFLHAEGAKIIGISDVFGGIYEPDGLDIPYLLDRRDSFGNITNLFEDTITNQELLELDCDILVPAAISNQITEENADRIKASVVVEAANGPTTLEATKILSERNVLLVPDILASSGGVTVSYFEWVQNNQGYYWTEEEVMEKLQKVMVSSFENIYQTSKSLQVDMRLAAYIVGIRRVAEASTFRGWV, from the coding sequence ATGGCTATTATTAAAAAAACAGCACCAATTCCTAAAGAACAAAAGAAAAAAGAGAACGTCAGCTTATTCCGATCAACGCAAGAAATTATTCATCAGGCGCTTACAGAGTTAGGATACTCAGAATCTTTATATGAGCTGCTAAAAGAACCGATGCGGATGATGACCGTTCGAATTCCGGTAAGAATGGATAACGGAGAAGTAAAAGTATTTACTGGTTACCGTGCACAGCACAACGATGCGGTCGGACCTACAAAGGGCGGCGTCCGCTTTCATCCTCATGTGACAGAAGAAGAAGTAAAAGCGTTATCCGTATGGATGACGTTAAAGTGCGGTATTACGAACCTTCCTTATGGAGGAGGAAAAGGCGGTATTATTTGCGATCCGCAGCAAATGTCAATGAGAGAGCTTGAACAATTAAGCCGCGGATATGTACGAGCCATCAGCCAGATTGTAGGTCCGTCAAAAGATATTCCAGCTCCAGATGTTTACACAAATTCGCAAATTATGGCCTGGATGCTTGATGAATACAGCCACATCCGTGAATTCGATTCACCTGGATTTATTACAGGAAAGCCTCTTGTACTCGGAGGGTCACATGGAAGAGAAACAGCGACTGCCCAAGGGGTTATGATTTGTATCGAAGAAGCTTTAAAGAAAAAAGGGATTGAATTAAAAGGTGCCCGTGTGGTTATACAGGGATTTGGGAATGCCGGCAGCTTCCTGGCTAAATTCCTGCATGCAGAAGGCGCAAAAATTATTGGCATTTCTGATGTGTTCGGTGGCATTTACGAGCCGGACGGGCTGGATATTCCGTATTTGCTGGACCGCCGGGACAGCTTCGGCAATATCACCAATCTTTTTGAAGACACAATCACCAACCAAGAGCTGCTGGAGCTTGACTGTGATATCCTAGTTCCCGCTGCTATTTCGAATCAAATTACAGAAGAAAATGCAGACAGAATCAAAGCATCCGTTGTGGTGGAAGCAGCGAATGGTCCGACTACGCTGGAAGCTACCAAAATATTAAGCGAACGCAATGTGCTGCTTGTGCCAGATATACTGGCGAGTTCGGGCGGGGTGACGGTTTCTTACTTTGAGTGGGTTCAAAATAATCAAGGCTACTACTGGACAGAGGAAGAAGTCATGGAAAAGCTTCAAAAAGTGATGGTTTCATCATTTGAAAATATTTATCAAACATCAAAGTCTTTACAGGTTGATATGCGCCTGGCTGCTTATATAGTCGGAATCAGACGTGTAGCAGAGGCTTCAACGTTCCGCGGCTGGGTTTAA
- a CDS encoding acyl-CoA thioesterase, with translation MNAKYCRESKVIRTTRVFPSDVNNHNTLFGGRLMNHLDQVASTSAARHSRRDCVTASADSIDFWNPIQTTDSVCFESYVSWTGVSSMEVFVKIITEDLKSGERKIAATALLNFVALDQHKKPTPVPKVIPETEEEKRLNESAAERARMRKERKQKSRELTVFITTDHPWD, from the coding sequence ATGAATGCAAAGTATTGCAGAGAGTCAAAGGTGATCCGAACAACAAGAGTATTTCCCAGTGATGTGAATAATCATAATACATTGTTTGGCGGCCGGTTAATGAATCATTTGGATCAAGTTGCCTCCACATCCGCAGCACGCCACAGCCGGAGAGACTGTGTAACAGCATCGGCCGATTCAATTGATTTTTGGAATCCGATTCAAACCACCGACTCGGTTTGTTTTGAATCTTATGTATCGTGGACCGGCGTATCCTCGATGGAGGTATTTGTAAAAATCATTACAGAAGACCTGAAAAGCGGGGAAAGAAAAATCGCAGCGACGGCATTATTAAACTTTGTCGCGCTGGACCAGCATAAAAAACCGACACCCGTTCCAAAGGTGATTCCCGAAACAGAAGAAGAAAAAAGATTGAATGAAAGTGCTGCCGAGCGTGCCAGAATGAGAAAAGAAAGAAAGCAAAAAAGTAGGGAATTAACCGTTTTTATTACCACTGATCATCCTTGGGACTGA
- a CDS encoding ornithine--oxo-acid transaminase — protein MTHSEKVIQQTEEFGAHNYHPLPIVVSEAEGVWVKDPEGSRYMDMLSAYSAVNQGHRHPKIIQALKDQADQVTLTSRAFHNDQLGPWYEKICTLTRKEMALPMNTGAEAVETAIKAARRWGYEVKGIADNQAEIIACIGNFHGRTMAAVSLSSEAEYQRGFGPMLPGIKLIPYGDLEALKAAITPQTAAFIIEPIQGEAGIIVPPAGFLKEAAALCRENNVLFIADEIQVGLGRTGRLFACEWEDVDPDMLILGKALGGGVFPISCVVANAGILGVFNAGSHGSTFGGNPLACAVSTASLNVIEEEQLVQRSEELGNYLKEQLSSIDHPSIKEVRGRGLFIGMELNEPARPYCEQLKEKGLLCKETHETVIRFAPPLVISREELDWAIDKIKQVFA, from the coding sequence ATGACGCATTCAGAAAAAGTGATTCAGCAAACAGAAGAATTTGGCGCCCATAACTATCATCCGCTGCCGATCGTCGTTTCAGAGGCGGAGGGCGTTTGGGTAAAAGACCCGGAGGGCAGCCGTTATATGGATATGCTAAGTGCGTACTCCGCGGTGAACCAGGGACATCGCCATCCGAAAATCATTCAGGCGCTGAAAGACCAGGCAGACCAGGTTACACTCACTTCCCGTGCTTTTCACAATGACCAGCTCGGACCCTGGTATGAAAAAATCTGCACGCTGACGAGAAAAGAAATGGCTCTTCCGATGAATACAGGAGCAGAAGCCGTAGAAACAGCGATCAAAGCTGCTCGCCGCTGGGGCTATGAAGTCAAAGGGATTGCAGACAACCAGGCTGAAATTATTGCGTGCATCGGAAACTTCCATGGCCGCACAATGGCAGCGGTTTCTCTTTCTTCAGAAGCAGAATACCAGCGAGGTTTTGGTCCGATGCTTCCTGGCATCAAGCTGATTCCATATGGCGATCTTGAAGCACTGAAAGCAGCGATCACACCGCAGACAGCTGCTTTCATCATAGAGCCGATCCAGGGAGAAGCAGGAATTATTGTACCGCCGGCAGGGTTTTTAAAGGAAGCAGCTGCTTTATGCAGAGAGAACAATGTTCTATTTATTGCTGATGAAATCCAGGTAGGACTGGGACGGACAGGCCGTCTGTTTGCTTGTGAGTGGGAAGATGTAGATCCGGATATGCTGATTCTTGGAAAAGCACTGGGCGGCGGAGTATTCCCGATTTCCTGTGTGGTCGCTAACGCTGGTATTTTAGGTGTTTTCAATGCCGGATCTCATGGCTCGACATTTGGAGGCAATCCGCTTGCTTGTGCGGTATCGACCGCTTCTCTTAATGTGATTGAAGAAGAACAGCTTGTACAGCGTTCAGAAGAGCTGGGCAATTATTTGAAAGAGCAGCTTTCCAGCATCGATCATCCTTCTATTAAAGAGGTAAGAGGACGCGGACTCTTTATTGGAATGGAATTGAATGAGCCAGCCCGTCCATACTGCGAACAGCTGAAGGAAAAAGGGCTGTTGTGTAAAGAAACACACGAAACCGTAATCCGCTTTGCACCTCCTTTAGTAATCTCACGTGAAGAGCTGGACTGGGCTATTGACAAGATCAAGCAGGTATTTGCTTAA
- the pruA gene encoding L-glutamate gamma-semialdehyde dehydrogenase — translation MVITYKHEPFTDFSREENKQAFKEALAYVNTQLGKEYPLVIGGEKITSDKKAVSINPAKKEEVIGTISLADKERAEQAMQAALQAFEKWKTTDPEFRAHILFRAAAIIRRRKHEFSSYLVKEAGKPWKEADADTAEAIDFLEYYARQMIELKNGAPVESRPGENNKFSYIPLGVGVVISPFNFPLAIMAGTVVAALVTGNTVLLKPAASTPVIAAKFVEVMEQAGLPAGVLNYVPGSGAEIGDYLVDHPKTRFVSFTGSREVGCRIYERAAKVHPEQIWLKRVIAEMGGKDTVLVDKDADLDLAASSIVYSAFGFSGQKCSAGSRAVVHQDVYDEVLEKAVALTKNLTLGSPEENGTYMGPVIDERAYNKIMEYIEIGKQEGRLVAGGKGDQTEGYFIQPTIFADVKEKDRLMQEEIFGPVVAFCKADDFDHLLAIGNNTEYGLTGALLSKNPYHLERAEKEFHVGNLYFNRGCTGAIVGYQPFGGFNMSGTDSKAGSPDYLLLHMQGKTISETF, via the coding sequence GTGGTGATTACGTACAAACATGAACCATTTACGGATTTTTCAAGAGAAGAAAACAAGCAGGCATTTAAAGAGGCGCTTGCCTATGTAAATACACAGCTTGGAAAAGAATACCCGCTTGTGATTGGGGGAGAGAAAATCACTTCGGATAAAAAAGCTGTTTCTATCAATCCAGCCAAAAAAGAAGAAGTGATTGGAACGATTTCGTTAGCGGATAAAGAGCGTGCAGAACAAGCGATGCAGGCAGCACTGCAGGCCTTTGAAAAATGGAAAACAACAGACCCGGAATTTCGTGCTCATATCCTGTTCCGCGCAGCGGCGATTATTCGCCGCCGCAAGCATGAATTCTCCAGCTACCTTGTGAAAGAAGCAGGGAAGCCATGGAAAGAAGCCGACGCAGATACAGCAGAAGCCATCGACTTTTTAGAGTATTATGCCCGCCAAATGATTGAACTGAAAAATGGCGCACCGGTAGAAAGCCGTCCTGGTGAGAACAATAAATTTTCATATATTCCGTTAGGTGTTGGGGTCGTGATCTCGCCGTTTAACTTCCCGCTTGCGATTATGGCCGGCACCGTCGTAGCCGCTCTTGTGACAGGAAATACGGTTCTATTAAAACCAGCTGCCTCTACTCCGGTTATCGCTGCAAAGTTTGTAGAAGTGATGGAACAAGCAGGATTGCCGGCAGGCGTTTTAAATTATGTGCCGGGCAGCGGAGCAGAGATCGGCGACTATCTTGTTGACCACCCTAAAACACGCTTTGTTTCTTTTACCGGCTCCCGTGAAGTTGGATGCCGGATTTATGAACGGGCTGCGAAAGTACATCCCGAACAAATTTGGTTAAAGCGTGTCATTGCTGAAATGGGCGGAAAAGATACCGTGCTTGTTGATAAAGATGCGGATCTAGACTTGGCAGCTTCTTCGATCGTATATTCTGCTTTCGGATTCTCCGGCCAGAAATGCTCAGCCGGCTCCCGGGCAGTTGTACACCAGGATGTGTATGACGAAGTGCTTGAAAAAGCGGTTGCTTTAACAAAAAACCTGACACTGGGCAGCCCCGAAGAGAATGGTACATATATGGGCCCTGTAATTGATGAGAGAGCATACAACAAAATTATGGAATACATCGAAATTGGCAAGCAGGAAGGACGCCTTGTAGCCGGTGGTAAAGGAGATCAAACAGAAGGCTATTTTATTCAGCCAACGATTTTTGCAGATGTAAAAGAAAAAGACAGACTGATGCAGGAAGAAATTTTCGGTCCTGTAGTGGCTTTTTGCAAAGCAGATGATTTTGACCACCTGCTGGCGATTGGAAACAACACAGAATATGGCTTAACGGGTGCACTGCTTTCCAAGAACCCTTATCACCTTGAGCGTGCCGAAAAAGAATTTCATGTAGGGAACCTGTATTTTAACCGGGGCTGTACGGGTGCCATTGTCGGCTACCAGCCATTTGGCGGTTTCAATATGTCGGGTACAGACTCTAAAGCAGGCAGCCCGGATTATTTACTGCTGCATATGCAGGGAAAAACGATCTCGGAAACATTTTAA